A part of Homo sapiens chromosome 19 genomic scaffold, GRCh38.p14 alternate locus group ALT_REF_LOCI_6 HSCHR19LRC_LRC_T_CTG3_1 genomic DNA contains:
- the NLRP7 gene encoding NACHT, LRR and PYD domains-containing protein 7 isoform X5 gives MTSPQLEWTLQTLLEQLNEDELKSFKSLLWAFPLEDVLQKTPWSEVEEADGKKLAEILVNTSSENWIRNATVNILEEMNLTELCKMAKAEMMEDGQVQEIDNPELGDAEEDSELAKPGEKEGWRNSMEKQSLVWKNTFWQGDIDNFHDDVTLRNQRFIPFLNPRTPRKLTPYTVVLHGPAGVGKTTLAKKCMLDWTDCNLSPTLRYAFYLSCKELSRMGPCSFAELISKDWPELQDDIPSILAQAQRILFVVDGLDELKVPPGALIQDICGDWEKKKPVPVLLGSLLKRKMLPRAALLVTTRPRALRDLQLLAQQPIYVRVEGFLEEDRRAYFLRHFGDEDQAMRAFELMRSNAALFQLGSAPAVCWIVCTTLKLQMEKGEDPVPTCLTRTGLFLRFLCSRFPQGAQLRGALRTLSLLAAQGLWAQMSVFHREDLERLGVQESDLRLFLDGDILRQDRVSKGCYSFIHLSFQQFLTALFYALEKEEGEDRDGHAWDIGDVQKLLSGEERLKNPDLIQVGHFLFGLANEKRAKELEATFGCRMSPDIKQELLQCKAHLHANKPLSVTDLKEVLGCLYESQEEELAKVVVAPFKEISIHLTNTSEVMHCSFSLKHCQDLQKLSLQVAKGVFLENYMDFELDIEFERCTYLTIPNWARQDLRSLRLWTDFCSLFSSNSNLKFLEVKQSFLSDSSVRILCDHVTRSTCHLQKVEIKNVTPDTAYRDFCLAFIGKKTLTHLTLAGHIEWERTMMLMLCDLLRNHKCNLQYLRLGGHCATPEQWAEFFYVLKANQSLKHLRLSANVLLDEGAMLLYKTMTRPKHFLQMLSLENCRLTEASCKDLAAVLVVSKKLTHLCLAKNPIGDTGVKFLCEGLSYPDCKLQTLVLQQCSITKLGCRYLSEALQEACSLTNLDLSINQIARGLWILCQALENPNCNLKHLRLWSCSLMPFYCQHLGSALLSNQKLETLDLGQNHLWKSGIIKLFGVLRQRTGSLKILRLKTYETNLEIKKLLEEVKEKNPKLTIDCNASGATAPPCCDFFC, from the exons ATGACATCGCCCCAGCTAGAGTGGACTCTGCAGACCCTTCTGGAGCAGCTGAACGAGGATGAATTAAAGAGTTTCAAATCCCTTTTATGGGCTTTTCCCCTCGAAGACGTGCTACAGAAGACCCCATGGTCTGAGGTGGAAGAGGCTGATGGCAAGAAACTGGCAGAAATTCTGGTCAACACCTCCTCAGAAAATTGGATAAGGAATGCGACTGTGAACATCTTGGAAGAGATGAATCTCACGGAATTGTGTAAGATGGCAAAGGCTGAGATGATGG AGGACGGACAGGTGCAAGAAATAGATAATCCTGAGCTGGGAGATGCAGAAGAAGACTCGGAGTTAGCAAAGCCAG GTGAAAAGGAAGGATGGAGAAATTCAATGGAGAAACAGTCTTTGGTCTGGAAGAACACCTTTTGGCAAGGAGACATTGACAATTTCCATGACGACGTCACTCTGAGAAACCAACGGTTCATTCCATTCTTGAATCCCAGAACACCCAGGAAGCTAACACCTTACACGGTGGTGCTGCACGGCCCCGCAGGCGTGGGGAAAACCACGCTGGCCAAAAAGTGTATGCTGGACTGGACAGACTGCAACCTCAGCCCGACGCTCAGATACGCGTTCTACCTCAGCTGCAAGGAGCTCAGCCGCATGGGCCCCTGCAGTTTTGCAGAGCTGATCTCCAAAGACTGGCCTGAATTGCAGGATGACATTCCAAGCATCCTAGCCCAAGCACAGAGAATCCTGTTCGTGGTCGATGGCCTTGATGAGCTGAAAGTCCCACCTGGGGCGCTGATCCAGGACATCTGCGGGGACTGGGAGAAGAAGAAGCCGGTGCCCGTCCTCCTGGGGAGTTTGCTGAAGAGGAAGATGTTACCCAGGGCAGCCTTGCTGGTCACCACGCGGCCCAGGGCACTGAGGGACCTCCAGCTCCTGGCGCAGCAGCCGATCTACGTAAGGgtggagggcttcctggaggaggacaGGAGGGCCTATTTCCTGAGACACTTTGGAGACGAGGACCAAGCCATGCGTGCCTTTGAGCTAATGAGGAGCAACGCGGCCCTGTTCCAGCTGGGCTCGGCCCCCGCGGTGTGCTGGATTGTGTGCACGACTCTGAAGCTGCAGATGGAGAAGGGGGAGGACCCGGTCCCCACCTGCCTCACCCGCACGGGGCTGTTCCTGCGTTTCCTCTGCAGCCGGTTCCCGCAGGGCGCACAGCTGCGGGGCGCGCTGCGGACGCTGAGCCTCCTGGCCGCGCAGGGCCTGTGGGCGCAGATGTCCGTGTTCCACCGAGAGGACCTGGAAAGGCTCGGGGTGCAGGAGTCCGACCTCCGTCTGTTCCTGGACGGAGACATCCTCCGCCAGGACAGAGTCTCCAAAGGCTGCTACTCCTtcatccacctcagcttccagcaGTTTCTCACTGCCCTGTTCTACGccctggagaaggaggagggggaggacaGGGACGGCCACGCCTGGGACATCGGGGACGTACAGAAGCTGCTTTCCGGAGAAGAAAGACTCAAGAACCCCGACCTGATTCAAGTAGGACACTTCTTATTCGGCCTCGCTAACGAGAAGAGAGCCAAGGAGTTGGAGGCCACTTTTGGCTGCCGGATGTCACCGGACATCAAACAGGAATTGCTGCAATGCAAAGCACATCTTCATGCAAATAAGCCCTTATCCGTGACCGACCTGAAGGAGGTCTTGGGCTGCCTGTATGAGTCTCAGGAGGAGGAGCTGGCGAAGGTGGTGGTGGCCCCGTTCAAGGAAATTTCTATTCACCTGACAAATACTTCTGAAGTGATGCATTGTTCCTTCAGCCTGAAGCATTGTCAAGACTTGCAGAAACTCTCACTGCAGGTAGCAAAGGGGGTGTTCCTGGAGAATTACATGGATTTTGAACTGGACATTGAATTTGAAAG GTGCACTTACCTAACCATTCCGAACTGGGCTCGGCAGGATCTTCGCTCTCTTCGCCTCTGGACAGATTTCTGCTCTCTCTTCAGCTCAAACAGCAACCTCAAGTTTCTGGAAGTGAAACAAAGCTTCCTGAGTGACTCTTCTGTGCGGATTCTTTGTGACCACGTAACCCGTAGCACCTGTCATCTGCAGAAAGTGGA GATTAAAAACGTCACCCCTGACACCGCGTACCGGGACTTCTGTCTTGCTTTCATTGGGAAGAAGACCCTCACGCACCTGACCCTGGCAGGGCACATCGAGTGGGAACGCacgatgatgctgatgctgtgtGACCTGCTCAGAAATCATAAATGCAACCTGCAGTACCTGAG GTTGGGAGGTCACTGTGCCACCCCGGAGCAGTGGGCTGAATTCTTCTATGTCCTCAAAGCCAACCAGTCCCTGAAGCACCTGCGTCTCTCAGCCAATGTGCTCCTGGATGAGGGTGCCATGTTGCTGTACAAGACCATGACACGCCCAAAACACTTCCTGCAGATGTTGTC gTTGGAAAACTGTCGTCTTACAGAAGCCAGTTGCAAGGACCTTGCTGCTGTCTTGGTTGTCAGCAAGAAGCTGACACACCTGTGCTTGGCCAAGAACCCCATTGGGGATACAGGGGTGAAGTTTCTGTGTGAGGGCTTGAGTTACCCTGATTGTAAACTGCAGACCTTGGT GTTACAGCAATGCAGCATAACCAAGCTTGGCTGTAGATATCTCTCAGAGGCGCTCCAAGAAGCCTGCAGCCTCACAAACCTGGACTTGAGTATCAACCAGATAGCTCGTGGATTGTGGATTCTCTGTCAGGCATTAGAGAATCCAAACTGTAACCTAAAACACCTACG CCTCTGGAGCTGCTCCCTCATGCCTTTCTATTGTCAGCATCTTGGATCTGCTCTCCTCAGCAATCAGAAGCTTGAAACTCTGGACCTGGGCCAGAATCATTTGTGGAAGAGTGGCATAATTAAGCTCTTTGGGGTTCTAAGACAAAGAACTGGATCCTTGAAGATACTCAg
- the NLRP7 gene encoding NACHT, LRR and PYD domains-containing protein 7 isoform X18 yields the protein MSRKHRLEARPDLREFFSLNLRSHTRSTMTSPQLEWTLQTLLEQLNEDELKSFKSLLWAFPLEDVLQKTPWSEVEEADGKKLAEILVNTSSENWIRNATVNILEEMNLTELCKMAKAEMMEDGQVQEIDNPELGDAEEDSELAKPGEKEGWRNSMEKQSLVWKNTFWQGDIDNFHDDVTLRNQRFIPFLNPRTPRKLTPYTVVLHGPAGVGKTTLAKKCMLDWTDCNLSPTLRYAFYLSCKELSRMGPCSFAELISKDWPELQDDIPSILAQAQRILFVVDGLDELKVPPGALIQDICGDWEKKKPVPVLLGSLLKRKMLPRAALLVTTRPRALRDLQLLAQQPIYVRVEGFLEEDRRAYFLRHFGDEDQAMRAFELMRSNAALFQLGSAPAVCWIVCTTLKLQMEKGEDPVPTCLTRTGLFLRFLCSRFPQGAQLRGALRTLSLLAAQGLWAQMSVFHREDLERLGVQESDLRLFLDGDILRQDRVSKGCYSFIHLSFQQFLTALFYALEKEEGEDRDGHAWDIGDVQKLLSGEERLKNPDLIQVGHFLFGLANEKRAKELEATFGCRMSPDIKQELLQCKAHLHANKPLSVTDLKEVLGCLYESQEEELAKVVVAPFKEISIHLTNTSEVMHCSFSLKHCQDLQKLSLQVAKGVFLENYMDFELDIEFERCTYLTIPNWARQDLRSLRLWTDFCSLFSSNSNLKFLEVKQSFLSDSSVRILCDHVTRSTCHLQKVEIKNVTPDTAYRDFCLAFIGKKTLTHLTLAGHIEWERTMMLMLCDLLRNHKCNLQYLRLGGHCATPEQWAEFFYVLKANQSLKHLRLSANVLLDEGAMLLYKTMTRPKHFLQMLSLENCRLTEASCKDLAAVLVVSKKLTHLCLAKNPIGDTGVKFLCEGLSYPDCKLQTLVLQQCSITKLGCRYLSEALQEACSLTNLDLSINQIARGLWILCQALENPNCNLKHLRLWSCSLMPFYCQHLGSALLSNQKLETLDLGQNHLWKSGIIKLFGVLRQRTGSLKILRLKTYETNLEIKKLLEEVKEKNPKLTIDCNASGATAPPCCDFFC from the exons ttCTTCAGCCTTAACCTAAGGTCTCATACTCGGAGCACTATGACATCGCCCCAGCTAGAGTGGACTCTGCAGACCCTTCTGGAGCAGCTGAACGAGGATGAATTAAAGAGTTTCAAATCCCTTTTATGGGCTTTTCCCCTCGAAGACGTGCTACAGAAGACCCCATGGTCTGAGGTGGAAGAGGCTGATGGCAAGAAACTGGCAGAAATTCTGGTCAACACCTCCTCAGAAAATTGGATAAGGAATGCGACTGTGAACATCTTGGAAGAGATGAATCTCACGGAATTGTGTAAGATGGCAAAGGCTGAGATGATGG AGGACGGACAGGTGCAAGAAATAGATAATCCTGAGCTGGGAGATGCAGAAGAAGACTCGGAGTTAGCAAAGCCAG GTGAAAAGGAAGGATGGAGAAATTCAATGGAGAAACAGTCTTTGGTCTGGAAGAACACCTTTTGGCAAGGAGACATTGACAATTTCCATGACGACGTCACTCTGAGAAACCAACGGTTCATTCCATTCTTGAATCCCAGAACACCCAGGAAGCTAACACCTTACACGGTGGTGCTGCACGGCCCCGCAGGCGTGGGGAAAACCACGCTGGCCAAAAAGTGTATGCTGGACTGGACAGACTGCAACCTCAGCCCGACGCTCAGATACGCGTTCTACCTCAGCTGCAAGGAGCTCAGCCGCATGGGCCCCTGCAGTTTTGCAGAGCTGATCTCCAAAGACTGGCCTGAATTGCAGGATGACATTCCAAGCATCCTAGCCCAAGCACAGAGAATCCTGTTCGTGGTCGATGGCCTTGATGAGCTGAAAGTCCCACCTGGGGCGCTGATCCAGGACATCTGCGGGGACTGGGAGAAGAAGAAGCCGGTGCCCGTCCTCCTGGGGAGTTTGCTGAAGAGGAAGATGTTACCCAGGGCAGCCTTGCTGGTCACCACGCGGCCCAGGGCACTGAGGGACCTCCAGCTCCTGGCGCAGCAGCCGATCTACGTAAGGgtggagggcttcctggaggaggacaGGAGGGCCTATTTCCTGAGACACTTTGGAGACGAGGACCAAGCCATGCGTGCCTTTGAGCTAATGAGGAGCAACGCGGCCCTGTTCCAGCTGGGCTCGGCCCCCGCGGTGTGCTGGATTGTGTGCACGACTCTGAAGCTGCAGATGGAGAAGGGGGAGGACCCGGTCCCCACCTGCCTCACCCGCACGGGGCTGTTCCTGCGTTTCCTCTGCAGCCGGTTCCCGCAGGGCGCACAGCTGCGGGGCGCGCTGCGGACGCTGAGCCTCCTGGCCGCGCAGGGCCTGTGGGCGCAGATGTCCGTGTTCCACCGAGAGGACCTGGAAAGGCTCGGGGTGCAGGAGTCCGACCTCCGTCTGTTCCTGGACGGAGACATCCTCCGCCAGGACAGAGTCTCCAAAGGCTGCTACTCCTtcatccacctcagcttccagcaGTTTCTCACTGCCCTGTTCTACGccctggagaaggaggagggggaggacaGGGACGGCCACGCCTGGGACATCGGGGACGTACAGAAGCTGCTTTCCGGAGAAGAAAGACTCAAGAACCCCGACCTGATTCAAGTAGGACACTTCTTATTCGGCCTCGCTAACGAGAAGAGAGCCAAGGAGTTGGAGGCCACTTTTGGCTGCCGGATGTCACCGGACATCAAACAGGAATTGCTGCAATGCAAAGCACATCTTCATGCAAATAAGCCCTTATCCGTGACCGACCTGAAGGAGGTCTTGGGCTGCCTGTATGAGTCTCAGGAGGAGGAGCTGGCGAAGGTGGTGGTGGCCCCGTTCAAGGAAATTTCTATTCACCTGACAAATACTTCTGAAGTGATGCATTGTTCCTTCAGCCTGAAGCATTGTCAAGACTTGCAGAAACTCTCACTGCAGGTAGCAAAGGGGGTGTTCCTGGAGAATTACATGGATTTTGAACTGGACATTGAATTTGAAAG GTGCACTTACCTAACCATTCCGAACTGGGCTCGGCAGGATCTTCGCTCTCTTCGCCTCTGGACAGATTTCTGCTCTCTCTTCAGCTCAAACAGCAACCTCAAGTTTCTGGAAGTGAAACAAAGCTTCCTGAGTGACTCTTCTGTGCGGATTCTTTGTGACCACGTAACCCGTAGCACCTGTCATCTGCAGAAAGTGGA GATTAAAAACGTCACCCCTGACACCGCGTACCGGGACTTCTGTCTTGCTTTCATTGGGAAGAAGACCCTCACGCACCTGACCCTGGCAGGGCACATCGAGTGGGAACGCacgatgatgctgatgctgtgtGACCTGCTCAGAAATCATAAATGCAACCTGCAGTACCTGAG GTTGGGAGGTCACTGTGCCACCCCGGAGCAGTGGGCTGAATTCTTCTATGTCCTCAAAGCCAACCAGTCCCTGAAGCACCTGCGTCTCTCAGCCAATGTGCTCCTGGATGAGGGTGCCATGTTGCTGTACAAGACCATGACACGCCCAAAACACTTCCTGCAGATGTTGTC gTTGGAAAACTGTCGTCTTACAGAAGCCAGTTGCAAGGACCTTGCTGCTGTCTTGGTTGTCAGCAAGAAGCTGACACACCTGTGCTTGGCCAAGAACCCCATTGGGGATACAGGGGTGAAGTTTCTGTGTGAGGGCTTGAGTTACCCTGATTGTAAACTGCAGACCTTGGT GTTACAGCAATGCAGCATAACCAAGCTTGGCTGTAGATATCTCTCAGAGGCGCTCCAAGAAGCCTGCAGCCTCACAAACCTGGACTTGAGTATCAACCAGATAGCTCGTGGATTGTGGATTCTCTGTCAGGCATTAGAGAATCCAAACTGTAACCTAAAACACCTACG CCTCTGGAGCTGCTCCCTCATGCCTTTCTATTGTCAGCATCTTGGATCTGCTCTCCTCAGCAATCAGAAGCTTGAAACTCTGGACCTGGGCCAGAATCATTTGTGGAAGAGTGGCATAATTAAGCTCTTTGGGGTTCTAAGACAAAGAACTGGATCCTTGAAGATACTCAg
- the NLRP7 gene encoding NACHT, LRR and PYD domains-containing protein 7 isoform 1 (isoform 1 is encoded by transcript variant 1), which produces MTSPQLEWTLQTLLEQLNEDELKSFKSLLWAFPLEDVLQKTPWSEVEEADGKKLAEILVNTSSENWIRNATVNILEEMNLTELCKMAKAEMMEDGQVQEIDNPELGDAEEDSELAKPGEKEGWRNSMEKQSLVWKNTFWQGDIDNFHDDVTLRNQRFIPFLNPRTPRKLTPYTVVLHGPAGVGKTTLAKKCMLDWTDCNLSPTLRYAFYLSCKELSRMGPCSFAELISKDWPELQDDIPSILAQAQRILFVVDGLDELKVPPGALIQDICGDWEKKKPVPVLLGSLLKRKMLPRAALLVTTRPRALRDLQLLAQQPIYVRVEGFLEEDRRAYFLRHFGDEDQAMRAFELMRSNAALFQLGSAPAVCWIVCTTLKLQMEKGEDPVPTCLTRTGLFLRFLCSRFPQGAQLRGALRTLSLLAAQGLWAQMSVFHREDLERLGVQESDLRLFLDGDILRQDRVSKGCYSFIHLSFQQFLTALFYALEKEEGEDRDGHAWDIGDVQKLLSGEERLKNPDLIQVGHFLFGLANEKRAKELEATFGCRMSPDIKQELLQCKAHLHANKPLSVTDLKEVLGCLYESQEEELAKVVVAPFKEISIHLTNTSEVMHCSFSLKHCQDLQKLSLQVAKGVFLENYMDFELDIEFESSNSNLKFLEVKQSFLSDSSVRILCDHVTRSTCHLQKVEIKNVTPDTAYRDFCLAFIGKKTLTHLTLAGHIEWERTMMLMLCDLLRNHKCNLQYLRLGGHCATPEQWAEFFYVLKANQSLKHLRLSANVLLDEGAMLLYKTMTRPKHFLQMLSLENCRLTEASCKDLAAVLVVSKKLTHLCLAKNPIGDTGVKFLCEGLSYPDCKLQTLVLQQCSITKLGCRYLSEALQEACSLTNLDLSINQIARGLWILCQALENPNCNLKHLRLWSCSLMPFYCQHLGSALLSNQKLETLDLGQNHLWKSGIIKLFGVLRQRTGSLKILRLKTYETNLEIKKLLEEVKEKNPKLTIDCNASGATAPPCCDFFC; this is translated from the exons ATGACATCGCCCCAGCTAGAGTGGACTCTGCAGACCCTTCTGGAGCAGCTGAACGAGGATGAATTAAAGAGTTTCAAATCCCTTTTATGGGCTTTTCCCCTCGAAGACGTGCTACAGAAGACCCCATGGTCTGAGGTGGAAGAGGCTGATGGCAAGAAACTGGCAGAAATTCTGGTCAACACCTCCTCAGAAAATTGGATAAGGAATGCGACTGTGAACATCTTGGAAGAGATGAATCTCACGGAATTGTGTAAGATGGCAAAGGCTGAGATGATGG AGGACGGACAGGTGCAAGAAATAGATAATCCTGAGCTGGGAGATGCAGAAGAAGACTCGGAGTTAGCAAAGCCAG GTGAAAAGGAAGGATGGAGAAATTCAATGGAGAAACAGTCTTTGGTCTGGAAGAACACCTTTTGGCAAGGAGACATTGACAATTTCCATGACGACGTCACTCTGAGAAACCAACGGTTCATTCCATTCTTGAATCCCAGAACACCCAGGAAGCTAACACCTTACACGGTGGTGCTGCACGGCCCCGCAGGCGTGGGGAAAACCACGCTGGCCAAAAAGTGTATGCTGGACTGGACAGACTGCAACCTCAGCCCGACGCTCAGATACGCGTTCTACCTCAGCTGCAAGGAGCTCAGCCGCATGGGCCCCTGCAGTTTTGCAGAGCTGATCTCCAAAGACTGGCCTGAATTGCAGGATGACATTCCAAGCATCCTAGCCCAAGCACAGAGAATCCTGTTCGTGGTCGATGGCCTTGATGAGCTGAAAGTCCCACCTGGGGCGCTGATCCAGGACATCTGCGGGGACTGGGAGAAGAAGAAGCCGGTGCCCGTCCTCCTGGGGAGTTTGCTGAAGAGGAAGATGTTACCCAGGGCAGCCTTGCTGGTCACCACGCGGCCCAGGGCACTGAGGGACCTCCAGCTCCTGGCGCAGCAGCCGATCTACGTAAGGgtggagggcttcctggaggaggacaGGAGGGCCTATTTCCTGAGACACTTTGGAGACGAGGACCAAGCCATGCGTGCCTTTGAGCTAATGAGGAGCAACGCGGCCCTGTTCCAGCTGGGCTCGGCCCCCGCGGTGTGCTGGATTGTGTGCACGACTCTGAAGCTGCAGATGGAGAAGGGGGAGGACCCGGTCCCCACCTGCCTCACCCGCACGGGGCTGTTCCTGCGTTTCCTCTGCAGCCGGTTCCCGCAGGGCGCACAGCTGCGGGGCGCGCTGCGGACGCTGAGCCTCCTGGCCGCGCAGGGCCTGTGGGCGCAGATGTCCGTGTTCCACCGAGAGGACCTGGAAAGGCTCGGGGTGCAGGAGTCCGACCTCCGTCTGTTCCTGGACGGAGACATCCTCCGCCAGGACAGAGTCTCCAAAGGCTGCTACTCCTtcatccacctcagcttccagcaGTTTCTCACTGCCCTGTTCTACGccctggagaaggaggagggggaggacaGGGACGGCCACGCCTGGGACATCGGGGACGTACAGAAGCTGCTTTCCGGAGAAGAAAGACTCAAGAACCCCGACCTGATTCAAGTAGGACACTTCTTATTCGGCCTCGCTAACGAGAAGAGAGCCAAGGAGTTGGAGGCCACTTTTGGCTGCCGGATGTCACCGGACATCAAACAGGAATTGCTGCAATGCAAAGCACATCTTCATGCAAATAAGCCCTTATCCGTGACCGACCTGAAGGAGGTCTTGGGCTGCCTGTATGAGTCTCAGGAGGAGGAGCTGGCGAAGGTGGTGGTGGCCCCGTTCAAGGAAATTTCTATTCACCTGACAAATACTTCTGAAGTGATGCATTGTTCCTTCAGCCTGAAGCATTGTCAAGACTTGCAGAAACTCTCACTGCAGGTAGCAAAGGGGGTGTTCCTGGAGAATTACATGGATTTTGAACTGGACATTGAATTTGAAAG CTCAAACAGCAACCTCAAGTTTCTGGAAGTGAAACAAAGCTTCCTGAGTGACTCTTCTGTGCGGATTCTTTGTGACCACGTAACCCGTAGCACCTGTCATCTGCAGAAAGTGGA GATTAAAAACGTCACCCCTGACACCGCGTACCGGGACTTCTGTCTTGCTTTCATTGGGAAGAAGACCCTCACGCACCTGACCCTGGCAGGGCACATCGAGTGGGAACGCacgatgatgctgatgctgtgtGACCTGCTCAGAAATCATAAATGCAACCTGCAGTACCTGAG GTTGGGAGGTCACTGTGCCACCCCGGAGCAGTGGGCTGAATTCTTCTATGTCCTCAAAGCCAACCAGTCCCTGAAGCACCTGCGTCTCTCAGCCAATGTGCTCCTGGATGAGGGTGCCATGTTGCTGTACAAGACCATGACACGCCCAAAACACTTCCTGCAGATGTTGTC gTTGGAAAACTGTCGTCTTACAGAAGCCAGTTGCAAGGACCTTGCTGCTGTCTTGGTTGTCAGCAAGAAGCTGACACACCTGTGCTTGGCCAAGAACCCCATTGGGGATACAGGGGTGAAGTTTCTGTGTGAGGGCTTGAGTTACCCTGATTGTAAACTGCAGACCTTGGT GTTACAGCAATGCAGCATAACCAAGCTTGGCTGTAGATATCTCTCAGAGGCGCTCCAAGAAGCCTGCAGCCTCACAAACCTGGACTTGAGTATCAACCAGATAGCTCGTGGATTGTGGATTCTCTGTCAGGCATTAGAGAATCCAAACTGTAACCTAAAACACCTACG CCTCTGGAGCTGCTCCCTCATGCCTTTCTATTGTCAGCATCTTGGATCTGCTCTCCTCAGCAATCAGAAGCTTGAAACTCTGGACCTGGGCCAGAATCATTTGTGGAAGAGTGGCATAATTAAGCTCTTTGGGGTTCTAAGACAAAGAACTGGATCCTTGAAGATACTCAg